The window GGTTACTGTTGCTACGAGTGAATTCACTGTAAACTGCAGTAGGACATCACTGAGATTAAATAATCGGTCACTACTTGTTTAACAGCAAAGGATTTCCCAGGCGCTCCGATTATAATGATAGACCACAGACCCTTCTAGAACATCAGCTGGCTGGTAACCTCTTCTGCTTATGGGTTTTAAGCCTAGCAATCTTTTACACACTGAGTAAGTGGAAACCCAGTTTATTACATAATACTGTGTATTAATAATGTAACcatcagggacagctggtagggtagtggttagagctgctgcctttagatccaaaggttgtagggttgatccccatctctagctcttgtccttgagcaaggtacttaccctaaattgctgcagtaaaaaaaaaaattacctaagtgtgtaagtaattgtagccttaagactgtaagttgctttggaaaagagcatcagctaaatgaataaatgtaataacataaTTAATCATAAAAACAACGAGAGCTGATTTCAGAAAAATCAAACCTCTGCTCATACTGAGTGGTCATATTCAACATAGTAACAGGCTCCATATCCTTTGTCAGACCAACTTTACGACTCCTTTCTGAAGCTAAATTGTATGATTTAAAACAAAGAGTGGAGCTAATTAATTATTCTATAGGGCACAAAGATCCTGTAAAGATTTAGgagtatttaaaatttaaatgtaggaATATTTGACAATTCGGGAcaatgaaatgacatttttcatgtCACACCCTCAAGATCCCAAACACTGAGTGTTCATGGCCTCAGAATAGCTGCTCTACCGTCCTTGACACACATATCAGCCATATCGCAGGGTCCCCAGCTCTGCTGTCATGTGTATTTTCGCTGAAATGCTTGGGCGATGATTTGGTCaagcggacacacacacacacacacacacacacacacacacacacacacacacggctgcaTAGCTGCGGGACAGAGCTTTTTTCGGCCCACTTCACTGGGGGTCTTTTCCCCTTCCTCGTATAATTCTACAGATACGGCAAATATGGGGGTCAAGTGTGAGCCCTGGTAAAAATGCTGACTTCAATGATCACCCAAAGAATGACattcactgtaatatttttattattaatttgttgcttatGCAACACTTACAGCCAGAGCGATTCACGgtgacccatttatactgctctGTTTTTTATGTCAGTAATTCAGGGTCAATACCTCGCTCCAGGGTGTTATGAAAACAGTGGAGAAAGGGGCTTGAACCAAGTtcgtgtccttaaccactaaaTCCCTGCTGCTCACTCAGggtgtttgtattttatttatattcatatacaAGGTCTATAATATAGCTTGTCATAAATTTGCACGCACAATGTAAAagaattaatttgcattatCATAGTACAAGGTACATTAGGCCATGGTGGGTGGCGTGGTGGTACAGCGattggcactgctgtctcacagtgcctgggtggtgctagaggtcgtgggttcgatccctgctccgtctgggtggagtttgtatgttctccctgttctgTGTGGgattcttccaggtgctctggtttcctcccacactccagagacatgctgttcaggttcccccatagtgtgtgtgtgtgtgtgttccactgatgtatggatgagtgacccagtgtaagtagtgtatctagcagtgtaagtcaccgcggtgaatgaggtgcgtgagctgataacactacacagagttcattggaagttgctttctcaaaaaccatctgctaaataaatgtgtattacaCATTTCAGATTTTAGAGAAGCGTATAACTAAAATTTTGCACTTGGTCCTTAGTGCATCACAGAAAAGTCTAATTTCTAACAGCAGCTCCTGCTCGTGCTGTTTTTCCTGATCGTCACTTAAAGCAGGATGTGATTCTACGGTGAGCAGCTGAAACTTTTATAAACCCCACTTTTGAACAGCTGTCAGCAGGCAAAAAGCCATCTCATTCCTGAGCTTCTAATAGCTCTGACAGCTGTGGGTTTGACAAGGGTAGAGCACCTCAAGAGTCACATCATGTTGTCCAAAAATGTGGTACAGAAAAAGCACGACTCCTGCAACTATTAAAGATACATCCATTGTAATCTcattaagaattaaaaaaaaatactttccaaGTTATCACTTTACTATTTTACGGCCACATGAAgcttaatacatttatttttatttaatcaatcTATGAATAGATCCacgtaaatgtaataataaacacagGACTCGTCTAAATGAAGGGCATGGTAGCAGCTATGAATCTGGCAGTTTTTCAGGATCAGACCCCGGGGGGGCAGCAGGGCCTTACGatttacatttacctgctgcttttctccaaagaaacgtataattatttatctattgACAGctggtacttttactggagcagtttagggaaagtactgtactttgctcaaggctactacagctggaggtgggatttgagttttaggcagcagctccaatcaccgcactaccagctgtccctcagcTGATGTTAAATCATAGTATAATAACCAAACAAGTCAGGCCACAGCATCTagcaaaagcaaattaaaattatattgttGCAAATTTTtactaataattatttttttcccccacatgcaattattatttcgttttaaattttctttttacccCCCTCTAACAAAACGGCCGAGGCCTCATCTGAGCTCAGTTTTTGAGAAACGCCATGTCTCAGCAGGTGTCTTCAGCCTGAAGAACAAAGTCCAAGAGCAGCgcagagatttttttattatatgctattaaatcactgcagacATTATGAAAGGAACagtagcgcacacacactcacacacacctactGCATATATAATGTGTATTCCTACTGCATACACCAAACTCTAAGCCACATGACGCACGGCGAGCATCCGTCAGCTACATGGCTGAAATCATCGCGCTGCAGCCGCAGCCTCCCCAGGGCTTACATAGCGTTACGCTGTTATTTTGTGTGATCATCCagctatgaaaatatttaagaCCAACCTCGTGAGTGGCGCCAGCTCTTTGCGCGTCCTTTGTTCAGCAATAGCTTAGTGTGTGAAATGTGGGGTCGTGTTCAGGCTCGGCTCTTAGTTAGTGCAAACGGGGTGGCGTGGCGCCGCAGCTCGCGCTGAATTACACAAACGTGACCGTCATCTCTTTTTATTCCTCCCCTCAATATTGAAGCTTCGTCACCTTCAATGGGACAGATGCGAAGGTTCAAGCTGTCGGCTCTAATCGCCGATGTTGACGTTCACGACCGTTTGGCGCTTGCATACGCTTACTCTCCAGCTATTGCAGTTTTCCAGAAACATCCGCTGCATTGCACACGACAGCGAGGTGTTCTCCAATTCTGTTTGATGCACTTTAAAAGAGCTCATGACCTCTCCTCAGAGAGTTGCACGGAAGAGCGCTGTGATAGCCACATCATGCACTGACATTAATATAATGTGCAACTGAATAAACAGGCAATCGGCAACAAGAAGAACATCTCGCAGATTAATGAGGCTTTAATGTGGCATCATAGGAAAGCTTTTTGAACCAACGTCGTTTCTATGGAACGGCTAAAACCTTTCTCGGCAAGAATGCTCAGCGCTCCGACGTGAGTTCTGAAACTCCTGTACGTTCAAGGAATGGAGATCAGGGTCACGGAGAGGATTAAAAACACCCCCCATGCGGCAGGTCCCACAAAGCAGCGCAAAGTCACATCCCTTCACCCAGAGCCATGATATTAATGCTGATGGACTCAGAGAGTAAGCCAAGCTGCCATTGTTGGCGGACAATGGGGGAGTCATGTTCCAGCTGAGCTTGCAGCTCTTTTTTCCCACCATGGTATCTGATTGGAAAGGAGACTGCGGTTCTGGTTTTGCTGCCAAAGCGGGTAACTGGTACAAAAGCTCCCGGTGGGAGCATCTTGCACAAACACACCCCTTCTGTcctattgttttaatttgtacatCACTAATTCATCGGCGCGTTGATACGTTTCAAAGGGGACGTGGCTGCTGACGCACCGTTACGTTCACGTGATCTTGTTCAGAGGGGGCAGGATAGAAGTGAACAAGGTGCAGATTTCCCACAAACCCTTTTTTTAGGCTGCAGTAGCACACTTTCTGAAGTGCCCAAGCTGTAAGGATGGTCAGAACACCATGctgctatatatacacacaccagtATCTGGGTGCATGGATTCTACCAGATGCCAGACACATACCTCACAAATGCAAGGCAGGACATAGCGGAGAGAAGAGCCTGTTGCATTCTTCCCAAAAATAGGCACAATACTGAGGTCATTGAGTGCAATTCACagttaaaatgcacaaaaacacaagctTGGACTTTTTgacaaaaatgctaaaatatgtCGTTCTGCATGCTGaaataatttgctttaaaattgCCATAAGCAAAGCAAAAGGCTTTTGTGAcccacactggctgaaaccgcttttcccgagtggggtcacagcgaacgagggcgcaaggctggagggggaggggacgcaccccggacgggacgccagtccatcgcaaagcaccccaagcaggactcgaatcccagacccgccagaaagtgggacccggccaaacccgctgcgcctgcgccaccgcccccccgtGATGACCTCATAAAATGTCACAACATAAAAATTTGAAAGCAAACCTTTGAGTAAAAATACTTCCATCATACATGGCGGAGGAAGGAACAAagaatactgtacattcagaCACATTCATCCAGTTAAGGCTCTTCCAGAATCCTGGATTTTGCTTATTCTGGTTAAACATTTTCAACACGATTATGAAAAATCATGTGATGTTACAGGCATCTTCGCAAAGAAAGACCGAAGTCTGCAATTCTTTACAATCCCACGTTTCTGTCATTCCCGAATAATCATATTTCTAAATGGTACATCATAACATTTTATTACTTCTCATATCCACAGGACATGGTGCTCATCATCAGGGGTGTTTCCCATGTCTGTCAATGCTGTTTGTTTCATCATTTCGACCTTCTGCAAATGCTTTCAACGGACCAGTTCTCTGACGACAGATGAATATTATTGATGTCGGAATGCCATACACATCTGGCTATTCTAATCCCCTGTTGCGATTTTGAAACAGGACGGAAAAGACTATCTGAGCACCACCCCAGaggtccccttcctctccaagGTGAAGAGAAAACCTTCACTTCCATCAGCGAGATATCTGCGCTCTacctttcaaaagcagcagcagctgccaaCTCTGCAAGCAGTCCTACAAAACCAGTAAGTACTTGTCATTCTTGCCATTCCATGCATGCCTACACCCATCCTCCCGGGGGTCAAACGGTCAAGCTAGGTATTAAATGTGCCCTGTTGGGGTAAAAGGAGGAGCTTAGTGTTGCAGGATGCTGTAACTTTGAATACACTGCCAGCTCACAGATCACCTCATTCAAAGAAAAGGTGTGCTGTTCCCATCTGCTGCTTGTTCATCCTATTGAACAGTCCTCAACATATTGTGGTTAGTATGTTACAACCCTGCATAGTCATTGTGTAACAGAACATTTtgcagctgagaaaaaaaactttattttatttcaccagGACAGTGTGGTGCAGAAACATACTAGTTCCTCTGGAAAAACTTCAAAAACAAGCAAGGTATGAATGAGAGCAGTTGTTTTTAATGGCACGTGCGTGATTGCAGTGACATGTTGTGTACtaaccatcaaaaaaaaaaaaatagtgtgcCACAGTCCAGGAAATAGATAGTGGCAATTGCAAATCTCAAGGCTTCCATGGAATACAAAGCAGCGTATTATCCTTAACAGATAACGTTTCATTTTCCACCCAAAAACACAATTGAGAGGAAATATTGATGTCATGTGTATTTAGCGGCTAATTATAAAAGCAACAATAAAcaagaaatgtataaatagaaCGTGAGCAGTAAGGTAAAATTACaaacttcattttaattttaaaaattcggACAGATTTATGACAAAAGATAAGCAAAATGCCAAACAGATGGACTATTAGCtcagtgaatgaaaatacagcacaagaaaatgactttgtgttttgtaataATAATCTGTTTATTCCAGTGATTAGTGGCCAATATGTCATCACTGTGGAGACTGCTCCCTTTTAATCCTTTCCTGCAAAGTGTCCATATTCCCTGGTGCCAGGATATGAAACACCACATGGCCAGCGATTTATCAGGGAACTAGACTCTCAAGAATATTCCTTATTTTTCCCCAcgtaaaaaaaatttactgaaGCCTCTATTTGGTTGAGAAATCAAATCATCTGCTGACCATTCGGTAAAAGCGGCTATACTAACATTTGTGGAGTTCCGCTAACACTGGCTTGAATGAAGATGGTTTGCAGTGGCTCGTATCCCGTGGTGTCCTCTCAACTCACTCAAGGTATTGTATGCCTTAAACTTTAATTTGCATGGCTTTCAAATATTCTTCTTGTGGTAAAATAATACCATGGTGGATGTGAAAAACAATAGTAACACTCtccatttgttttcagtaaagATGGCAGACAAACTTCGACAGATAAAAGTCTCTGATGGACGCAGTGCAGAGGACGACttgcctccccctcctcctccccctcctctcccaAGACCACAACAGGAGGGTTTGACCACCTCAGGAGATCAAGGACACATCTTCCTGCCTGTGCCCCCACCCAAGGAGACCTTCTCAACATTCTACCAACAGCGACAGAAAAGTGAGCTGAAAAGGCTCTTTAAACACATCCACCCGGAGCTCAGGAAGAACCTTGACGATGTTGTAGATGAAGAGCTAGAAGAGGTGTTGAGTTCAGAAAACCCACAAGCAGCGGCTGAATCAGGGTATCATGGTGAGGTCCAATCCATGCGATGGATATTTGAGAACTGGAGCCTGGACAACATTGGGGATCCTCATACCACTAAGAAGCTGCTAGAGGAAGAAGCCCTTCAGAAGGGAGATGTCAGGGGCACCTCTACTATGTTTGAGCGTCTAGAATTAGATGGTGCTCGCTTGCCTCCAAGCTCGGCAGCTTTGAAGAACAGTGAGGTGAAAGGAGATGTCCGCACAGCAGCCTGGTTCTTTGAGACACAGCCTCTGGACTCCCTCAATAAAATCCACCCAGAGGAAGAACTAGTGGAGGCTGTGCTTAAGGAGCCCATGCAATGCGGGGACGTGAGGGGAACTCAGCTGCTATTTGAGTCCAAGCCCCTGGATGCTCTAGGTCGATGCAACTCAGTTGAGGATCAAAGCTTTTTCAAGTTGAAGtcagaaattcaagaacaaaaaggagatgtgaagaaaacaataaaacttttCCAGGCAGAGCCCTGCTGTGCCATCAGGGATGGCAGTGGCAACATTCATGAGATCAAGTCTATCTGCAGGGAAGAGATTCAAACTAGCATGGTCAAAACAGCACGTTGGTTGTTTGAAACACAACCGCTGGACGTCATCAACAAAGATGCATCGAAGGTGCAGATCATTCGTGGTATCTCATTGGAAGAAGCCCAGAAAAGCGGTGTTGACAAAAAGCGATGGTTGTTTGAAACACAAACCCTGGATGCCATTCATGAGAGCCTCCAGGAAAACCAGTTTCAGGGAACCATTAACGTTGTGGAAGCAGGGGACGTTGGGAACAAGAGACTGATGTTTGAAACAAAGCCACTTTCGGAACTGAAAGGGGAATCCACAGAGGAGGCTTCGACAAAAGAGGAGATTGTTGGAGGGGACGTACGATCCACCTTGTGGCTGTTCGAAACCCAGCCCATGGAGACCCTGAAGGACAACTACGAAGTAGGGCACCTGAAAAAGGTTACTGTCACCGGCGAAGAGAGAGGAGCAgtgcaaagcagaaaaaatacatttgaatccTGTGCCTTAGACAGTATCAGCAAGGAGATGACTGAGATGGaaagcaaaagcaaagcaaataagATTGAAAAGGGAGAtgttaaaacatacaaacacctCTTTGAAACAATCCCCATTAGTAATATTTCTCACTCTGATACCATTCAGAGCGAGAAACAGGCCGACATCATGGGTGGCAATGTGAAAAGCAATACAGCGCTGTTTGAAACCATCCCACTTTATGCCATTAAAGACTGTTCTGGTAATTTACATGAGGTCACAACAGTGAGCAGGGAGGAGTGCATAAAAGGAGATGTTCAAAACTACAAATGGATGTTTGAAACTAGACCTCTGGACCAGTTTGACAAGGAAAAGGTCAAAGTTGAGATTATTAAAGGCATCACAAGACAGGAGGATGAAGCAGGTGATGTCAAGATGGCAAAATGGCTCTTTGAAACACAGCCTCTAGACAGCATCCATTCTCAGGTGAACCACACCAGTCAGCATTCTTCAGTTAAAAAACAAGCGACAGAGAAGGGTGATGTTAAGACGTGCAAATGGCTATTTGAGACGCAGCCAATGGATGTTTTATATGAAAAATCAGAAAAGAAAGCTGACGTGGAAGCATTGCCAACAGCTGATGTGAAATCACATACTTGGCTTTTTGAGACGCAGCCTTTGGATAGCATAAACAACGGCACTGAGGCTCATCTAAAATTGTGCGGTACGTTTCAGGACAACGCAACAAGTGATGTTAATGTGCAGACAGTGAAGCACCTCTTTGAAACAGAAACTCTAGACAGCATGGCAAGGAGGAGAGATGCAGAGCAAGATGTCAGATACGTCAGTAAGATCTACATCCAGTCAGGAGATGTTTCGCGAGTCAAAGAAATATTTGAGTCAAAGGCTCTCGATGAAATAGGAACGGGATCTGTGAGGGTATCAGAATCTGAGGATAACGATACGAATATTCAGACAGGTTCAGTTCACAAGTTTACCTGGCTTTTTGAGAACACGCCAATGGATGCCATTAAAGACAaagacagcaacacacacacatacagtgtttGCGATGTGGAAGGAGGAGATGTTGGAAACAAGAAGTtcatatttgaaacattttcattagaCAAGATTCAAGACGAAGACAAGGCACTAGAACACCAGTCTGTTTTTGTTGAGAAGCCTACAAGCAGCATAGATGTAAAGTCCAGTACAATGTTATTTGAATCCCAGCCTCTGTATGCCATCAGAGACAAAGATGGACAATTTCAtgaagtcaccacagtgaagaAAGAAGAGGTGTTGAGTGGGGATGTGAGAGGAGCACGGTGGCTGTTTGAAACAAAACCCTTGGATACAATTAAGCCACAAGAAGAGATCTTTGTTATTCGAGCTGTCACTCAGGAAGATGCTATCAAGGGTGATGTTAAGTCGGCTAGATGGAAGTTTGAAACACAGCCGCTGGATTCTCTTGCAAGCCGAGAGGAGCCCAGTGTCAAAACTGTGGAAAATGTTCAAAAAGGTGACGTGCAGCTCAACAAACAGTTCTTTGAATCCCAAGAAGCTTCTCATAAAAAATTTGTGAGGATGGTCAGTGTCAAAGATGTCCAGCAAGGCAACGTCAGGACATCAACCTGGCTCTTTGAAAATCAACCCATTGACTCACTGAAAGGGGAGTTTCAGGAGCACGCCCCTGTGAAGACGGTGCAGAGAGAAGATAACCAAAAAGGAGATGTGAAACGGTGTACTTGGCTTTTTGAAACACAGCCTCTAGACACCATCAAGCAGGTAGACCCATCTGTGACCGGTGACACGCAGGAAGAGATTCCCCAAGCAGACGTGAAGAGCACAACTTGGTTGTTTGAGTCAACTCCACTCGACAAGATCAGTTATCAAAGCCAGGAACAATCAGAAACCGTTGCGGAGAGTGTGAATCAGACGTTGCTTCGTCTCCAACATTTAGAAGTTATTCATGCTCATGGTATTGTTATTGAGGCTAACGAAACAAGTGCGGAAAGtgtgaaaatggcaaaataccAATATATAAAAGGCAAAGGACCAAAAGTTCAAAAAGAAGAGATCATTCAAGGCAACATAAGGAATATAATGCTGCAGTTACTACACAGAACAAACCTTGAGCCTCCAATAATTCTTCTGAAAGAGGATGAAAATGGACACGTTGAGACCACTAGGGTGGAGATTCCAGTTACGCAGCCACAGTCTGCTGTACAACATGGAGATGAACTCATCATGTCAAATGTTGCTCAGATCATAGAGGGTCATCTCAGGCAAGACAAGTCTCTGAAAAAGGGGATTGTAATGCAGGAAACTGAGAGTGGTTATGCCGAGATGACTGTATATTCACTTTTCAGTCACTATGAAACCAGATCAGAGCATCATGAAATGATAAAGGGAAATGTAAAGTCAACCATTGGCAGCCTACTATCTACTGCCCAAGATCAAAAGACACTTAGTTCATTCCAaattgaagaaaatgaaaaaggaaatgttaaCTTGTACAGGAGTTGCATTGAAAAAGGAGACCTCGAATACCTGAAAAGTCTTCAGGAACAGCCAGAAGATGAGAGTGGTCCACCACCGAAAGAGCAGATTGAGATTGTTCAAGGTGATATCAAGGAAGCAAAGCGAAATCTCAATCAACCGAAGGAGAAGTTGGAGCGATCGGTCCTGGACATTGTGCCAGGTGATGTGAAGAATGTCAAAAAAGTGTTTGCTTCCGAGGGCCCTCCTGACCAAATTTATGTTCAGAGGGAAGAAATTATTCCTGGAGATATTTCTTCAGCTAAGCAGTCCCTTGGTcaagcagcaaagcagccctTTGCAGTGGAAAAGGAAGAAATCAT of the Scleropages formosus chromosome 7, fSclFor1.1, whole genome shotgun sequence genome contains:
- the xirp1 gene encoding xin actin-binding repeat-containing protein 1 isoform X1, with the translated sequence MKMVCSGSYPVVSSQLTQVKMADKLRQIKVSDGRSAEDDLPPPPPPPPLPRPQQEGLTTSGDQGHIFLPVPPPKETFSTFYQQRQKSELKRLFKHIHPELRKNLDDVVDEELEEVLSSENPQAAAESGYHGEVQSMRWIFENWSLDNIGDPHTTKKLLEEEALQKGDVRGTSTMFERLELDGARLPPSSAALKNSEVKGDVRTAAWFFETQPLDSLNKIHPEEELVEAVLKEPMQCGDVRGTQLLFESKPLDALGRCNSVEDQSFFKLKSEIQEQKGDVKKTIKLFQAEPCCAIRDGSGNIHEIKSICREEIQTSMVKTARWLFETQPLDVINKDASKVQIIRGISLEEAQKSGVDKKRWLFETQTLDAIHESLQENQFQGTINVVEAGDVGNKRLMFETKPLSELKGESTEEASTKEEIVGGDVRSTLWLFETQPMETLKDNYEVGHLKKVTVTGEERGAVQSRKNTFESCALDSISKEMTEMESKSKANKIEKGDVKTYKHLFETIPISNISHSDTIQSEKQADIMGGNVKSNTALFETIPLYAIKDCSGNLHEVTTVSREECIKGDVQNYKWMFETRPLDQFDKEKVKVEIIKGITRQEDEAGDVKMAKWLFETQPLDSIHSQVNHTSQHSSVKKQATEKGDVKTCKWLFETQPMDVLYEKSEKKADVEALPTADVKSHTWLFETQPLDSINNGTEAHLKLCGTFQDNATSDVNVQTVKHLFETETLDSMARRRDAEQDVRYVSKIYIQSGDVSRVKEIFESKALDEIGTGSVRVSESEDNDTNIQTGSVHKFTWLFENTPMDAIKDKDSNTHTYSVCDVEGGDVGNKKFIFETFSLDKIQDEDKALEHQSVFVEKPTSSIDVKSSTMLFESQPLYAIRDKDGQFHEVTTVKKEEVLSGDVRGARWLFETKPLDTIKPQEEIFVIRAVTQEDAIKGDVKSARWKFETQPLDSLASREEPSVKTVENVQKGDVQLNKQFFESQEASHKKFVRMVSVKDVQQGNVRTSTWLFENQPIDSLKGEFQEHAPVKTVQREDNQKGDVKRCTWLFETQPLDTIKQVDPSVTGDTQEEIPQADVKSTTWLFESTPLDKISYQSQEQSETVAESVNQTLLRLQHLEVIHAHGIVIEANETSAESVKMAKYQYIKGKGPKVQKEEIIQGNIRNIMLQLLHRTNLEPPIILLKEDENGHVETTRVEIPVTQPQSAVQHGDELIMSNVAQIIEGHLRQDKSLKKGIVMQETESGYAEMTVYSLFSHYETRSEHHEMIKGNVKSTIGSLLSTAQDQKTLSSFQIEENEKGNVNLYRSCIEKGDLEYLKSLQEQPEDESGPPPKEQIEIVQGDIKEAKRNLNQPKEKLERSVLDIVPGDVKNVKKVFASEGPPDQIYVQREEIIPGDISSAKQSLGQAAKQPFAVEKEEIMSGDIKAAKQSLEQAKQESMWVQREIVMPGKIYDLDVSTQEISETSNQCAAFKEEIIRGDVKAAKQSLEQAKKQSMREEREIVTPGKIYDLNVGSHKDSSSAQTQNNRTADTCCGRQEITKAHEAKVVKMVTEKQWSPHRAADQSFGESTAEGIVVQHGTKEKQQMAKQGKTEAVAQGQVTAQKTITVQQGKSLQTSAQVLERKEMSSVSSTKTRSQKVTFTHHKFQ
- the xirp1 gene encoding xin actin-binding repeat-containing protein 1 isoform X2 translates to MADKLRQIKVSDGRSAEDDLPPPPPPPPLPRPQQEGLTTSGDQGHIFLPVPPPKETFSTFYQQRQKSELKRLFKHIHPELRKNLDDVVDEELEEVLSSENPQAAAESGYHGEVQSMRWIFENWSLDNIGDPHTTKKLLEEEALQKGDVRGTSTMFERLELDGARLPPSSAALKNSEVKGDVRTAAWFFETQPLDSLNKIHPEEELVEAVLKEPMQCGDVRGTQLLFESKPLDALGRCNSVEDQSFFKLKSEIQEQKGDVKKTIKLFQAEPCCAIRDGSGNIHEIKSICREEIQTSMVKTARWLFETQPLDVINKDASKVQIIRGISLEEAQKSGVDKKRWLFETQTLDAIHESLQENQFQGTINVVEAGDVGNKRLMFETKPLSELKGESTEEASTKEEIVGGDVRSTLWLFETQPMETLKDNYEVGHLKKVTVTGEERGAVQSRKNTFESCALDSISKEMTEMESKSKANKIEKGDVKTYKHLFETIPISNISHSDTIQSEKQADIMGGNVKSNTALFETIPLYAIKDCSGNLHEVTTVSREECIKGDVQNYKWMFETRPLDQFDKEKVKVEIIKGITRQEDEAGDVKMAKWLFETQPLDSIHSQVNHTSQHSSVKKQATEKGDVKTCKWLFETQPMDVLYEKSEKKADVEALPTADVKSHTWLFETQPLDSINNGTEAHLKLCGTFQDNATSDVNVQTVKHLFETETLDSMARRRDAEQDVRYVSKIYIQSGDVSRVKEIFESKALDEIGTGSVRVSESEDNDTNIQTGSVHKFTWLFENTPMDAIKDKDSNTHTYSVCDVEGGDVGNKKFIFETFSLDKIQDEDKALEHQSVFVEKPTSSIDVKSSTMLFESQPLYAIRDKDGQFHEVTTVKKEEVLSGDVRGARWLFETKPLDTIKPQEEIFVIRAVTQEDAIKGDVKSARWKFETQPLDSLASREEPSVKTVENVQKGDVQLNKQFFESQEASHKKFVRMVSVKDVQQGNVRTSTWLFENQPIDSLKGEFQEHAPVKTVQREDNQKGDVKRCTWLFETQPLDTIKQVDPSVTGDTQEEIPQADVKSTTWLFESTPLDKISYQSQEQSETVAESVNQTLLRLQHLEVIHAHGIVIEANETSAESVKMAKYQYIKGKGPKVQKEEIIQGNIRNIMLQLLHRTNLEPPIILLKEDENGHVETTRVEIPVTQPQSAVQHGDELIMSNVAQIIEGHLRQDKSLKKGIVMQETESGYAEMTVYSLFSHYETRSEHHEMIKGNVKSTIGSLLSTAQDQKTLSSFQIEENEKGNVNLYRSCIEKGDLEYLKSLQEQPEDESGPPPKEQIEIVQGDIKEAKRNLNQPKEKLERSVLDIVPGDVKNVKKVFASEGPPDQIYVQREEIIPGDISSAKQSLGQAAKQPFAVEKEEIMSGDIKAAKQSLEQAKQESMWVQREIVMPGKIYDLDVSTQEISETSNQCAAFKEEIIRGDVKAAKQSLEQAKKQSMREEREIVTPGKIYDLNVGSHKDSSSAQTQNNRTADTCCGRQEITKAHEAKVVKMVTEKQWSPHRAADQSFGESTAEGIVVQHGTKEKQQMAKQGKTEAVAQGQVTAQKTITVQQGKSLQTSAQVLERKEMSSVSSTKTRSQKVTFTHHKFQ